DNA from Ptychodera flava strain L36383 chromosome 15, AS_Pfla_20210202, whole genome shotgun sequence:
TTACACAAGGTGATCTATATATTATTGTCATGTCTCTCTTTTCAATAAGGGCAAAATTTggaatcaaaaattttattccGGGCTTTGAATTACTAGAAACTCTGTCGGATAGTTATAAGTTTTTAGAGACGTAGAAATATTGAATTGCCCTAAACTTTATGTGTACATTATAATTGGAAGAGTCACATTGGGAGAAGTCGTTCTATCTCATATGTTTACAGTGATGAATCCATGCCAGCCAAACCCTTGCCAAAATGACGGAATATGTTTGCAACAAACCTGTGAAGCATTTCGCTGCAGCTGTCAATGCTGTTACACTGGCCAGACCTGTGAAATACGTGAGTATAAATGTATTGGACATTACCTCTAATACTTTAGTAATGTGCATACTTAAACATATCATATTGAACATATCATTGTTTCCACAAAATTGTTCTGTTAAGAGAAAGGTAACATTGGTATGTAACAGACCTTTCATCCTGTAAACATTGCAAAAATGTGGGTTTAAATATATTCAAATGCTGTATTTTCATgtccaaaattttacatttccgtTATCATCCatgtcaaacttggtttcattTTAGTTTTTCAATGTCCCAGTGTTTCCAGAAAAGTACAACACATTTTACTTAAAAGTGTGACTACATGTTGTACTTTTACCTCAATTTATTTTACCTCTTTCTTCTTTTCTGAGACTGAATCGTTACTGTAGGTTTAAGATTTTTGTACCTGCCAAATAATTGAAATAATATTATTGAATAGCATGAACCACTGACTTTCAATATTCGACGCGTGggaaatgttttcttttgtttaattaATAATGTTGTTATCATATTCACAACAGGTGTGGATCCTTTTAACAGCAATCCCTGCCAGAATGCTGGTATCTGCACAACTCCTGGAAGTCAGTGTTCATACTATCAGTGCCACTGTCTGCAGTGCTACACTGGTACTAACTGTGAAACGTGTAAGTTCTAATTCTGATTTAGGCACTGTACGTCGAACCAAAATGACAATAGAGATATGTATTTTCCTAAGaagttcatattttacaagATACGCATACAACTGGTACTTTCACTGATAGGTTTTAGGTTGATAATGATTTGTCATGATGTGAAAAATCTTGGTCGGTAAGGCAACTGGAAGAGATGGAATTGGAAACTTTGAGTATAAGTGGGAATAAAAGGTAGTTAACGACAAGTAATGTTTCACTAACCGAGCCATCATAAATGTCAGCAAAAATATTCACTACATCCGATAACATTAACATCgggttttttcaacttttagTTGCCATgggttttcattttcttttcttcaataTTATGCATCataaaagtatatattttcatcGATAGTGATCGATCATTGCACATAAAAGCCCTGCCATTAGGGATTCTGCACTGCAAATCAGGGATCACCCACTGCGTTCACAAGTACATGCAGAGAATGTTATGAAGTTATGTGTGATGTCTGTAACTAGAGAATCAAAGTTTACGGTTTctagaaaagacaaaatagaACTGCATGTTCATCAAGGTTAAAAACGAAATGAAAGAACTTTGTGCGAGGCTCTTCTCGTATTCTTACAGAGCCtttaatataaataattaaaAGGGAGAACAATATTAGCGTTAATGTGGTCTTATGAAGTTGTAAatccatttacattaaaatacgTTGTCATAATAGTTGAAAATGAAGATGCCTTCCTATATTACAAGCAGCTAACGTACTTGTTGATGTAAAAATATTTCCTATACAAGCTGCAGTACAAGGTAAATAATTGTGAAATTGCTAAACGAGCTTTGACTCACTATTCAAAAGATGCCCACTGTCTATAATGACTCGGGCATTTACATATCAACACTTAAAAGATACTGCTGAATTGAAGCGTGtttggaaggttatatctgattagTCTATTGTCACTTTTCACAACTAGTTAGGAAACttgtttgtattattcaattatattaGTAAGATTCTGCCGACCAGATTTATTACAGCTTCTAAAAAACTGCAAGTCaacccaaaaaatacaaaatttgtatAAATCTTTGACCTTTCTCAAAGACTTTTTTCGTTATATTAACCCGAAATAATAGCAAAACATATACAAAATTATCGGTGTTATATTCTAAAACTGCGTTTTCAGTGTGTTGCACAACATGTTTCAACCTGTGGTGCATTATTAAACGGGAACAATATAGTAGTATTCCACGCCAAAGGCATGTCTAACAACATGCCAAAGGGATATCTAACTGAATGTATAGATTTTACAGCCAGGATGCTACAATAAACTGCTCGTCCCATCTTATCTATACAAAACTTTACCTCGTTATTTTCACAGTAATGAATCAATGCCAACCAAACCCATGTCAAAACGGTGGCACCTGCTTCCGAAGTGTAGGATCTTGCACAGCCTATACATGTGCCTGTCAAGCCTGTTACTCTGGGCCAACGATCGATCGATCGTATGTAAAACTGTACTTATTCTGTATTTGTTATTATATGTATTCAATTAAATGTATTCAGCAGTAACTTAAATATATGTTTGCCGCTTTTTTGTCAactgattttcacattttatcatGCCTTTCGTATCGTCTTTACTCCAAGTCTATCTATCTTTGCGCTGACATATGGAACAGGTATGATTCATTGCGAAATATTTACTAGCTTTTTAAGTTTAGGCGAAAGAAACAATCGataataaaatgttgtacattACTAAATAAAAGAGAAATAACCACTGCAAGCTTGCATAACTATCTCAGATTATGGGTGAGGAACAATCGTAATACTTAAACTCAGGGCTGACACATTGAGTAAGTGACTTAGATGCTGTGTGTTATAAATACGAATCTACCAAATAATTTACGGATTTCACAGTTTGTTCCCCTGAAACACTCAGGACACTGACAATTACAATGGTAGCCAGTACAGCCAAATGAAGTACACTGTCCGTTGTCCTGACACGGATTGTGTGAGCACGGATCCAAAACTTGGAAATGGTATCTCCATGAAGTAATAACCGCACCCTTTATTTGTAGTGTCTGGACAATACCTTACTGCTGATACGCATCATAACATGCTAAAAGCAAGATAGTGTGATTTTCATAAGTTAAAGActatcaaatatgtaaaacagtGGTTGTAATCATCTTAGGTAATTGTGTTAAGGAAAGGATATACTAGTATAACGAAATCACTTGAAATAAAGCacaagaaaattgagaaaatataaaaaatcaaataaacgCTGACATATGCTAGGAGGTAGTACGGGTAAAGCAACCTCTACAAGAACAAATAATACTCTGTAAATGATCATAAACCTGTTGGCAGAATCCACTACTTTCAGAAGATCTGCTAGATCATCAGTGTAAGCAAAAAGAGTTGCTTACTAAAATAGTGTCATACAAATATCGCTTTGCACGAATGAATGTGATTGTGTCTCACTCAAAGCATAAGATTAAGAGAGAATACCACATAGTCGAAGTATTTTCAGGAGTTCACCGTTGCCATGGGGACACCTTCTATTTAAGAtgtgttgaaagtttcaaaatgtaCATCTCTTGCACATCATCGCCCTCATAAAGGGAGACTTATATTCTTGGAACATAATTTACAGAATTGCACTTCTCTTGTCAACAGCATGTATAAGGACTTAATATCTTTTCAGTCTCGGTATCAATGTAGTGAGGCGTAAGAATTCTGGGATACGGAGAAGTGTACGTCAGAGTGTCAGTGTTTTCATGTTAGTGACGGCCTTTGATTCATATGTTGGCAATGCTGTACAATTTGAAGTACTTAATGTCACAGGAGCATGTGTATGTATGCGGTTAGAGGATAAGGGAAATACTAAAAAGGATATTTGGAtcacccaagtttgatgataCTCACATATCTAACATTGCGTTCCTTTGAAGCAGCCTGAACATTCATAGGTGTAGACATCACAGATTTGCGTCATTGACTCCCTACATTCCTGCATGAGAAGGTCAGGCacggatcaatatctgtaggAGTGTATCATTGACCATTACAAACTCAATAATTGCTCCTGAGTAGCCGAGCAGCAATGAGCCATATCATACAAAGATCAAGCTTCCCGGCAGGCAAGAGCATCACATTAAACCCCATAATTATTTCTAAGCTTGAGTTGGAGTTGTGAACGAACATGTTTTAAATGTGAATGGGGAGGGAAAGACTAGTTCAAAAAACTCAATGCCCACAATGTTTGTTGTGATTCGTTCATCTACAGGCAAATAAAAGCATCATTTTTGCGCTGTAACTTTGCACTGAACTGGTTACCAGTGAATAGTTGTGGCCCAGTTTTGCAACTGTTAAATCAAAAagtgtgttacaaaacatatGACTGTCCATATTGGGATTATAGCTAACATATGTTTGTTCATGCTCTGTGAGCATCTCTTAGATAATGTTTTTCTCCTACCTATGGCCTTTGGGAAACAAATTTCTTCGAGTGACCATTTGCCCTTCAGGGGAAACAAACAGATacaagtgtatgtatgtactgtatcATTACATACAGACTTACAAATGACTGACAAGATTACTAATGAAAGTAACCCTATTGCAACAAATAGCATGGTAAATGGGGGAACATGAAATGATTGAACTCAATAATGTAGTAAGTGTGAACTGCTTCTTAATGCTGTAAGATCATAAACCATTGCTTATCTTTTAAGTATGGTTAGTATATGAGGACAGGCTACTAGGCTGAATAGTCAATTAAGTATTGCTATTACAATTGTGATTATGAATCTCATTAATGGAATTGTTCTGGCATTTCATCAAGGTCTAGCATCCTTGCTGCATTACATTACTTGAGCAATCGTTGCAAGGGGTACGGGTAATACTTGATATAGTTGTATTCTAGAAGTCTAATATAGTCCCCTTTTGTACACTTACAATATATGAGATGCACTTTTTACGGCCAGCCTTGGTTGGGTAGATTTCCACGTATTGTAAAGGATACGTTGAAATCGGTCGACTATAATTCTGAAAGGCAGAAACATTTAATAATACCATAATGAATTCTGTATTTTCAGGAATTGACCCATGTCAGCCAAATCAGTGCAGGAATGGAGCAGTGTGTCAGGCAGTTCAAACACCAACTGGTCCTAGCTGTAGTGACTTCACATGTGTCTGCCAAACTTGTTTTACCGGTTTCCTCTGCGACAGCTGTAAGTAAGTTTGGATGTTGAGGAAGCATGCTCAAAGAGACAGAGAACATTAagttatttgtaaatttatataAACGTGATCACGTCTGTTTTGCCTGTATATCTAACATCTTCGATTGACTGTTTTGTAATTGGACACCACACGAACAAATTTATGTTATAAAGGTTTGCTTCCTATAATCAATCGTACAGTTTTAACAGAACCGTCATCAAGCAATATATTGATGGTTCGAAATGCTACATTTACATTACAAGCATGTTGGAGCGATTGACTTGCCTTTAGTGCACACCCAAGAATGAACATCCCCTCCCAACCCATTTCTAAGAAGCCCTTTATCAAGTACCCTGGTATGTCGGTGCTATGGTAAGGGTACATTATGAATCATACATGTCAGCTCTGCTGTGTGTGGTATATGTAAGGAAGGATGTTGTCACTCTTGAATGACAAAGTACTTGAATGTtcattacaaaattttaaacaataattgATGTTCTTTTGTAGATCTTACAATATTATTTGTTATGATCATGAGCATCGACTTTGTTGATCATTTTGAATGTCAGCAACTGCGTATCcctttttttgataaaatgtataCATGACTTACAGTTCTTTACTCCCTGTCTTGCTTTTCTTGTCGACAGCTGTGGATGTTTGTTCAAGTAATCCATGTCAGAATGGGGGTACTTGTAGAAACTTCTGTAACTCTTTCATCTGTGAGTGCCCAGAGTGTTACTCAGGACAGTTATATACTGCAGGTAAGTTCTGCCGGCAAGTAAACAATTGGCACAGTGCATTAGTATTTTTCACGTGTACTATAGAGGTCAAAAGACAATAAGCATTTGTTGTAATGTCCTAGTGTCAGATTGTCTTTACAAATTAACACCTAACCAAAGAAAATCACGAAACAATTTTCTCAGTGGTATTTCATATTACTTTCTTTGTCCACAGGGGTAATACAGCATGACCTTTAAACTTGTTTACATCGGAAGAACTGTGAACTTTTCCCCACAAGAGATTTGTACTAGGGGATACAAACAATTATTTAGGATGTATATATGAGGTAGTACTTGTATATggtaatttattttaataaatggtttgataataatatcatatatttaaagaaataattttgATCGTTGCAGTAGTGTCGCATTTTTATTGTCCGAATATGTGTTCCTTTGTGTTTAACAAAGTTTTCAGAAGTGTATCCTTCATGGCACCTAaaatgtgcaagaaatttaat
Protein-coding regions in this window:
- the LOC139151087 gene encoding uncharacterized protein translates to MEQCVRQFKHQLVLAVVTSHVSAKLVLPVSSATALWMFVQVIHVRMGVLVETSVTLSSVSAQSVTQDSYILQRLTNVHRTHVLMVAHAYQGRFPEIVMNICACVLSVFQVQTAYKR